A DNA window from Acidimicrobiales bacterium contains the following coding sequences:
- a CDS encoding phospho-sugar mutase, with protein sequence MTQDPTESTTPSHSIDPAVVDAIGLWAQADPDPRSSAALLELLRTDPRAAAAMFAERLRFGTAGLRGALGLGPARMNRVIVRLAARAIAQQLHAEGRSGLVVIGHDARHGSRDFAEDSARLFAAHGFDPLLIDGEVPTPVVAYQALSRNACAAIVVTASHNPPGDNGYKVYWSDGAQIVPPIDANIEQRMNQPPVSEHDLASADRVTRLDPIIAIDQYVAEVVAGLGTPRVESAAASIVYTALHGVGAQTVRAAFDAAGLPRPFEVASQIEPDPDFSTVELPNPEEAGALDESMRVADEVGADAIIANDPDADRLGVAIRVADGWRKLTGDEIGCILADRLLARNQSPRPVVASSIVSSPWLETIADHHGAEVRRTLTGFKWIIRAAIDEPDLTFVFGYEEALGFACSPKVRDKDGVTAAVEMATLIHELAARDQDLSDHLAAMIERFGVSLSAQVTRRYDDTPERLGQRMEELRDSPPADLDIVEIVDHLQAQPSTNLLEWHIGPDRDRVLLRPSGTEPKLKAYLQASGTSAETEQVRSRLATLEGVVAELL encoded by the coding sequence ATGACCCAGGACCCCACCGAATCAACCACACCCAGCCACTCGATCGATCCAGCTGTTGTGGACGCGATCGGCCTGTGGGCGCAAGCCGACCCCGACCCTCGATCGAGCGCCGCCCTGCTCGAGCTTCTCCGGACCGACCCCCGGGCAGCTGCAGCCATGTTCGCCGAACGCCTCAGGTTCGGCACCGCGGGTCTGCGCGGGGCCCTGGGGTTGGGCCCGGCGCGCATGAACCGCGTCATAGTCAGGCTCGCGGCCCGCGCCATCGCACAACAGCTACACGCCGAGGGGCGGTCGGGGCTGGTCGTCATCGGCCACGACGCCAGACATGGGTCGCGCGATTTTGCCGAGGACTCTGCCCGCCTGTTTGCTGCCCACGGGTTCGATCCCTTGCTGATCGACGGCGAGGTTCCCACCCCCGTCGTTGCCTACCAGGCTCTCTCCAGGAATGCGTGCGCCGCAATCGTGGTGACCGCCAGCCACAACCCCCCGGGAGACAACGGCTACAAGGTGTATTGGTCCGACGGAGCCCAGATCGTGCCACCGATCGACGCCAACATCGAACAGCGAATGAACCAGCCGCCGGTTTCCGAGCACGACCTGGCCTCGGCCGACCGGGTGACGCGCCTTGACCCCATCATCGCCATAGACCAGTACGTCGCCGAGGTGGTGGCCGGGCTGGGCACGCCCCGCGTCGAAAGCGCCGCGGCCAGCATCGTCTACACGGCGCTGCACGGAGTTGGCGCCCAGACCGTTCGAGCCGCCTTCGACGCCGCCGGCCTACCCAGGCCCTTCGAGGTCGCGAGCCAGATAGAACCAGACCCCGACTTCTCCACCGTAGAGCTGCCCAACCCCGAAGAAGCCGGCGCCCTGGACGAGTCGATGCGGGTGGCAGACGAGGTCGGCGCAGACGCCATCATTGCGAACGACCCCGACGCCGACCGGTTGGGCGTGGCGATAAGGGTCGCCGACGGCTGGCGCAAGCTGACCGGCGACGAGATCGGCTGCATACTCGCCGACCGCCTGCTGGCCCGCAATCAGAGCCCGAGACCTGTCGTGGCCAGCTCGATCGTTTCGTCGCCGTGGTTGGAAACGATCGCAGACCACCACGGGGCCGAGGTCAGGCGAACCCTCACCGGATTCAAATGGATAATCAGGGCGGCCATCGACGAACCCGATCTGACGTTTGTGTTCGGCTACGAGGAGGCCCTGGGTTTCGCATGTTCCCCCAAGGTCCGCGACAAGGACGGGGTGACGGCCGCTGTCGAGATGGCCACCTTGATCCACGAACTGGCGGCTCGAGACCAAGACCTTTCAGACCACCTGGCAGCGATGATCGAGCGCTTCGGGGTATCCCTGTCGGCTCAGGTCACCAGGAGATACGACGACACGCCCGAGCGCCTCGGGCAGCGGATGGAGGAGCTGAGAGACTCACCGCCCGCAGATCTCGACATCGTCGAGATCGTCGATCACCTGCAAGCCCAGCCGTCGACGAACCTGCTGGAATGGCACATCGGCCCCGACCGCGATCGCGTCCTGCTGCGGCCCAGCGGCACCGAGCCCAAGCTGAAGGCCTATCTGCAGGCCTCGGGCACCTCGGCTGAGACCGAACAGGTCAGATCTCGCCTGGCAACCCTGGAAGGGGTGGTGGCCGAGTTGCTCTAG
- a CDS encoding MBOAT family protein: MLFPTLEFALFFVIVFVANWLLRPHDLAWKLAMLAASLFFYGWWNPRFVLLLGGSIVANWFFGDLVERAHHDGQVARASMTVKAAVATNLAVLGVFKYYGFFTEQFRSSFGALGELIPLVEITLPVGISFFTFQALSYVVDIHRRHIQPLSLLDVGVYLSFFPQLVAGPIVRASEFAPQLLTHPDPRSVPTAEAFRLIFAGLFKKVVISTFLASAIVDEVFNLPDAYSGAEVLFAVYAYAIQIYADFSGYTDIAIGVALLMGFRFPQNFDAPYRALSIQDFWRRWHMTLSNWLRDYLYIPLGGNRRGTLFTYRNLFLTMLLGGLWHGAAWNFVVWGAIHGGVLAAERFVSTIWLRRVEGPVLPEALSKALRWLYTFHVVCLAWIFFRAETFEIATSMIGRILGWAAGPSPLVTTLLVLTIVLMLVSQFVPAPVVDGLQLEFSRLSWVWQGVALGFAIVLVDVLGPEGVAPFIYFQF, encoded by the coding sequence ATGCTGTTCCCCACACTCGAATTCGCACTCTTCTTCGTCATCGTCTTCGTGGCCAATTGGCTGCTGCGACCTCACGATCTCGCGTGGAAGTTGGCCATGTTGGCCGCCAGCCTGTTCTTCTACGGCTGGTGGAACCCGCGGTTCGTACTGTTGTTGGGAGGTTCGATAGTCGCCAACTGGTTCTTCGGCGACCTGGTCGAGCGGGCTCATCACGACGGTCAGGTGGCTCGTGCGTCGATGACCGTCAAGGCGGCCGTGGCCACCAACCTCGCTGTGCTGGGTGTCTTCAAGTACTACGGCTTCTTCACCGAACAGTTCCGGAGTTCGTTTGGTGCCCTCGGCGAGCTCATACCGCTGGTAGAGATCACCCTCCCGGTTGGCATCTCGTTCTTCACGTTTCAGGCCCTCAGCTACGTCGTCGACATCCACCGGCGTCACATACAGCCGCTGTCGTTGCTCGACGTCGGGGTCTACTTGTCGTTCTTCCCCCAGTTGGTGGCCGGGCCGATCGTCAGGGCATCGGAGTTCGCTCCGCAGCTGCTGACACACCCAGACCCGCGTTCGGTGCCCACCGCAGAAGCCTTCAGGTTGATCTTCGCCGGCTTGTTCAAGAAGGTCGTGATCTCGACGTTCCTGGCGTCGGCCATCGTCGACGAGGTCTTCAACCTCCCAGACGCCTACAGCGGCGCCGAGGTTCTGTTCGCCGTCTATGCCTACGCCATTCAGATCTACGCCGACTTCTCCGGCTACACCGACATTGCCATCGGGGTCGCCTTGCTGATGGGCTTTCGGTTTCCCCAGAACTTCGATGCTCCCTACCGGGCGCTGTCGATCCAGGATTTCTGGCGCCGTTGGCACATGACGTTGTCGAACTGGCTGCGCGACTACCTGTACATACCGCTCGGGGGCAACAGGCGTGGCACCCTGTTCACCTACCGCAACCTGTTTCTCACCATGTTGCTGGGCGGTTTGTGGCACGGCGCCGCCTGGAACTTCGTGGTGTGGGGAGCCATCCACGGCGGGGTTCTCGCAGCCGAGCGGTTCGTCAGCACCATCTGGCTAAGGCGGGTCGAAGGGCCGGTGTTGCCCGAGGCGCTGTCCAAGGCCCTGCGGTGGCTCTACACCTTCCACGTCGTGTGTCTGGCGTGGATCTTCTTTCGTGCCGAGACCTTCGAGATAGCGACCTCGATGATCGGGCGCATCCTCGGATGGGCGGCGGGCCCCAGCCCCCTGGTGACAACGCTGTTGGTCCTGACCATCGTGTTGATGCTGGTCAGCCAGTTCGTGCCCGCCCCGGTGGTCGATGGCCTCCAGCTCGAGTTCAGCCGGCTCAGCTGGGTTTGGCAGGGTGTTGCGCTGGGATTTGCGATCGTGCTCGTCGATGTCCTGGGACCCGAGGGCGTCGCCCCGTTCATCTACTTCCAGTTCTGA
- a CDS encoding DUF459 domain-containing protein — protein MAPERQSPPEPADDGGHRAGPGYVSGLHRPAGDVTRPEPDLPHRQQASGRAPRSAKMPRRQRPANAPGRQPSPTIPAGKALGAGLIALLVAMLLNSEQLVRDAERKPFGTGRDMSLAVWEPVSSFASAVGLTLPRRAADAALGRDFSDGSDAFELVAESGQAAGAGDATRAPSSTSSPDGSNGGATTGSTAPQEAATTTATSTTTTTTVPPRVPTAESPLDVWVGGDSMAQVFGESFVRMASDSGVISPELDYRISTGLTRPDFFNWPSHFAEIISDGGPEVMVVIFGANDAQGMELSTGVFQPFEDEWVAEYSSRVGFTMNQLTEGSDRLVIWVGQPVMRSADFDARMDRLNEIYRSQAQAYERVVYMDTRDLFANGSGQYEAYLTALDGELRNMRQQDGVHLSRPGGDLLADAVLDLLGTYVDLQSGVAETTTTTAAATVTP, from the coding sequence ATGGCCCCAGAGAGGCAGTCGCCCCCCGAACCAGCAGACGACGGCGGTCATCGGGCCGGACCGGGTTACGTCAGCGGTCTGCACAGGCCGGCCGGCGACGTGACGCGCCCCGAACCCGACCTGCCGCACCGGCAGCAGGCAAGCGGCCGCGCCCCGCGTTCGGCCAAGATGCCAAGGCGACAGCGACCGGCGAATGCGCCAGGTCGGCAGCCATCGCCGACGATTCCGGCTGGCAAGGCGCTGGGTGCGGGCCTCATCGCATTGCTGGTGGCAATGCTGTTGAACTCCGAACAGTTGGTCAGGGACGCCGAACGCAAGCCGTTTGGCACCGGCCGCGACATGTCGCTCGCCGTCTGGGAGCCGGTCAGCAGCTTCGCCTCAGCCGTCGGCCTCACGCTGCCTCGCCGCGCCGCTGATGCGGCCCTCGGTCGCGATTTCTCCGACGGCTCGGACGCCTTCGAGCTTGTGGCGGAATCGGGTCAGGCAGCCGGCGCCGGCGACGCTACTCGGGCACCGTCGTCGACATCTTCGCCCGACGGCTCGAACGGTGGGGCGACTACCGGCTCGACGGCCCCGCAGGAGGCCGCAACAACAACTGCGACGTCGACCACCACGACCACGACCGTGCCTCCCCGGGTGCCCACCGCCGAGAGCCCGCTCGACGTATGGGTCGGTGGCGACTCCATGGCGCAGGTGTTCGGCGAGTCGTTCGTGCGTATGGCCAGTGACTCCGGTGTGATCTCGCCCGAGCTGGACTACCGCATCTCTACGGGCTTGACCCGACCAGACTTCTTCAACTGGCCGTCTCACTTCGCCGAAATCATCTCCGATGGGGGTCCAGAGGTGATGGTCGTGATTTTTGGCGCCAACGACGCCCAGGGCATGGAGTTGTCCACCGGCGTGTTTCAGCCTTTCGAAGACGAGTGGGTCGCCGAGTACTCCAGCCGCGTCGGCTTCACGATGAATCAGCTCACCGAGGGTTCCGATCGTCTCGTCATCTGGGTCGGGCAACCAGTCATGCGTTCGGCCGACTTCGACGCCCGGATGGACCGGCTGAACGAGATATATCGCTCACAGGCTCAGGCGTATGAGCGCGTGGTCTACATGGACACCCGCGACCTGTTCGCCAATGGGTCGGGTCAGTACGAGGCCTACCTCACCGCTCTCGACGGCGAGCTTCGCAACATGCGACAGCAGGACGGCGTGCACCTGTCTCGGCCTGGCGGCGATCTGCTCGCCGATGCCGTTCTCGATCTGCTGGGAACCTATGTCGACCTGCAGTCTGGTGTGGCCGAGACCACGACCACCACAGCGGCTGCAACGGTGACGCCATGA
- a CDS encoding M1 family metallopeptidase: MSTDEYRLPRHAVPIRYDLVLEPDLGSATFDGTVAIELSVSTSTPRLRLNAMELDIGAMVLEQNGETIEISSYACDPESETLEIELAGPLAVGSACLSITFSGILNDQLRGFYRSTYTDTEGTEKTIATTQFESTSARYAFPCFDEPELKAVFGVTLVVDQHLTAISCGPEIERRARPDDKVEVVFADTMPMSTYIVAFIVGELEVTEPIEVRGVPVRLVHVPGKAALTGFGLEVAQFAIGWLEDYFDIPIPVDKLDLVAVPDFASGAMENHGCLTFRESLLLADPDGATTSELVRVADVVAHEIAHMWFGNLVTMSWWEGIWLKEAFATFMENATVAAFRPEWNRWDQFARDRGVAFEVDSLASTRPIEFAVHSPADAEAMFDVLTYEKGAAVVRMLEQHLGPEVFRDGVRHYLRKFEGANTNTTDLWDALEESSGQPVRSTMDSWIFQGGHPMIDVQPTDTGIEISQSVFRYEGAADGTWAVPVLMRADLDGSIVDKSVLLTEPTTTVDLGGRPRWVVANAGANGFYRVSYEPSLAAELIEQAEEVMSVAERVSFVDDMVAAVTACRTEPIRLLELIEQFMFETDLSVWRSMAIGLDLLDRLVDSAKDTGAKARFAERVGRVVGPALDVLGVEPAAGEDGATAELRGLLLRLAGTVAQDARAHSVSRALVQSGVAGADPELHAAAVAVVASNGTDQDFEAFVAEYEGAATPQIQQRYLMALARFPEAGQVQRTMEMCRERVRSQNAPFLLAHCLAHKQHGAMAWQFISQHWDELTARFPSNSVPRMLGGIVHLNDPAVADDVAAFVGEHPIPEGGATIDQHLERMRVQVRLCAEASAGFAAALTAV, translated from the coding sequence GTGTCAACAGACGAGTACCGGCTGCCCCGCCATGCGGTGCCAATTCGCTATGACCTCGTGCTCGAGCCCGACCTGGGCTCGGCGACCTTCGACGGAACGGTGGCCATAGAGCTGAGCGTCAGTACCTCGACCCCGCGGTTGCGGCTCAACGCGATGGAACTCGACATCGGAGCCATGGTTCTGGAGCAGAACGGCGAGACGATCGAGATCTCGTCCTACGCCTGCGATCCCGAGTCTGAGACCCTGGAAATCGAACTCGCGGGGCCGCTCGCGGTTGGTTCGGCGTGCTTGTCGATCACCTTCAGCGGCATTCTCAACGACCAGCTGCGCGGTTTCTACCGGTCCACCTACACCGACACCGAGGGAACCGAGAAGACGATCGCGACCACACAGTTCGAGTCGACCAGCGCCCGCTATGCGTTTCCATGCTTTGACGAACCAGAGCTGAAGGCGGTGTTCGGCGTGACCCTGGTCGTCGACCAACACCTCACCGCCATCTCTTGTGGACCCGAGATCGAGCGGCGCGCTCGGCCAGACGACAAGGTCGAGGTCGTGTTCGCCGACACGATGCCGATGTCGACCTACATCGTGGCCTTCATCGTGGGTGAGCTGGAGGTCACCGAACCAATCGAGGTCCGCGGTGTACCCGTCAGGTTGGTGCATGTGCCTGGCAAGGCAGCGCTGACCGGTTTCGGGCTGGAGGTCGCCCAGTTCGCCATCGGGTGGCTCGAGGACTACTTCGACATCCCCATCCCTGTCGACAAACTCGACCTGGTTGCGGTGCCCGACTTCGCGTCAGGCGCCATGGAAAACCACGGCTGCCTGACATTTCGCGAAAGCCTGCTGCTGGCCGACCCCGACGGAGCGACCACCTCCGAGCTGGTTCGTGTCGCCGATGTTGTAGCCCACGAAATCGCCCACATGTGGTTCGGCAATCTCGTCACCATGTCGTGGTGGGAGGGCATCTGGCTGAAGGAGGCCTTCGCCACCTTCATGGAGAACGCCACCGTTGCGGCGTTCAGGCCCGAGTGGAACCGCTGGGACCAGTTCGCCCGCGACCGCGGAGTTGCATTCGAGGTCGACTCGCTCGCCTCCACCCGGCCCATCGAGTTTGCGGTTCACTCGCCCGCCGATGCCGAGGCGATGTTCGACGTGTTGACCTACGAGAAGGGTGCTGCCGTCGTTCGCATGCTCGAGCAACATCTGGGTCCTGAGGTGTTCCGCGACGGTGTGCGGCACTACCTGCGAAAGTTCGAGGGGGCAAACACCAACACGACCGATCTGTGGGACGCCCTCGAGGAGTCATCGGGCCAGCCGGTCAGGTCGACCATGGACTCGTGGATCTTTCAGGGTGGGCACCCGATGATCGACGTCCAGCCCACCGACACAGGTATCGAGATTTCGCAGTCGGTGTTTCGCTACGAAGGCGCCGCCGACGGCACGTGGGCCGTGCCTGTGTTGATGAGGGCCGACCTGGACGGCTCGATCGTCGACAAGTCGGTGCTGCTGACCGAGCCCACCACAACCGTCGACCTGGGGGGCAGGCCCCGCTGGGTGGTGGCCAACGCCGGGGCAAACGGCTTCTATCGGGTCAGCTACGAGCCATCGCTGGCCGCCGAGTTGATAGAGCAGGCCGAGGAGGTCATGTCGGTGGCCGAACGGGTTTCGTTCGTCGACGACATGGTCGCCGCGGTCACCGCGTGCCGAACCGAACCGATTCGGCTTCTCGAGCTGATCGAACAGTTCATGTTCGAGACCGACCTGAGCGTCTGGCGTTCGATGGCCATCGGCCTCGACCTGCTGGACCGACTCGTCGACAGCGCAAAAGACACTGGGGCCAAGGCCAGATTCGCCGAACGGGTGGGCCGGGTCGTCGGGCCCGCTCTCGACGTCTTGGGCGTCGAACCGGCAGCGGGCGAGGATGGCGCAACCGCCGAGCTGCGAGGCCTGTTGCTGCGCCTGGCGGGCACGGTGGCCCAGGACGCCAGGGCCCACAGCGTCAGCCGCGCCCTGGTGCAGTCGGGTGTTGCCGGCGCCGACCCCGAGCTGCACGCAGCTGCGGTGGCCGTGGTGGCCTCGAACGGCACCGACCAGGACTTCGAGGCATTCGTGGCCGAGTACGAGGGTGCTGCTACCCCCCAGATCCAGCAGCGATACCTGATGGCCCTGGCGCGCTTCCCCGAGGCCGGGCAGGTCCAACGCACCATGGAGATGTGCCGCGAGCGCGTCCGTTCCCAGAACGCACCGTTCTTGTTGGCGCACTGCCTGGCCCACAAGCAGCACGGAGCCATGGCTTGGCAGTTCATCTCCCAGCATTGGGATGAGCTGACCGCTCGGTTCCCCAGCAACTCGGTGCCTCGGATGCTCGGCGGGATCGTCCACCTGAACGACCCCGCTGTCGCCGACGATGTGGCGGCATTCGTGGGCGAGCACCCCATTCCCGAGGGTGGAGCCACCATCGACCAGCACCTCGAGCGAATGCGGGTACAGGTGAGACTTTGCGCCGAAGCCTCAGCCGGGTTCGCGGCTGCTCTCACGGCAGTCTGA
- a CDS encoding adenosine kinase, giving the protein MTVHDIDVIGIGNALVDVLTHEEDEFVAAQGLVKGSMTLIDAARAEELYSQMGPATEVSGGSAANTIVGVAALGGAGAYIGKVRDDQLGAIFAHDMRSMGIVFDVGRAQAGDPTGRCLILVSPDGQRTMSTYLGASVGLTPDDIDQSLIERGKILYLEGYLWDPPHAKAAMRAASQLAGHPDQRVALTLSDSFCVDRHRESFMDLIESSVDVLFANEDEALSLFEVTDLEAVYDRVAEKVEIGVITRSAEGSVVVTADSKVAVPAEPVARVVDTTGAGDLYASGFLMGLARGADLEACARLGSIAAAEVISHMGPRPEADLLELAGSLLPR; this is encoded by the coding sequence ATGACCGTTCACGACATCGATGTCATAGGCATCGGCAATGCACTGGTCGACGTGCTCACCCACGAAGAGGATGAGTTCGTGGCCGCGCAGGGCCTGGTCAAGGGATCCATGACCCTCATCGACGCGGCGCGCGCTGAAGAGCTCTATTCGCAGATGGGCCCCGCGACCGAGGTCTCGGGAGGGTCGGCTGCCAACACCATCGTCGGTGTGGCTGCTCTCGGCGGTGCCGGTGCGTACATAGGCAAGGTGCGCGACGACCAGCTCGGGGCCATCTTCGCCCACGACATGAGGTCGATGGGCATTGTGTTCGATGTCGGTCGGGCTCAGGCGGGCGACCCCACGGGGCGCTGTCTGATCCTGGTTTCTCCCGATGGTCAGAGAACGATGAGTACCTACCTGGGGGCATCGGTCGGACTGACGCCAGACGACATCGACCAGTCGCTGATCGAGCGGGGCAAGATCCTCTACCTGGAGGGTTACTTGTGGGACCCACCGCATGCAAAGGCAGCCATGCGGGCCGCCAGCCAGCTGGCGGGTCATCCCGACCAGCGGGTCGCGTTGACACTCTCTGACTCGTTCTGCGTCGATCGCCACCGCGAGTCGTTCATGGACCTGATCGAGAGCTCGGTCGACGTCTTGTTCGCCAACGAGGACGAGGCGCTTTCGCTGTTTGAGGTCACCGACCTGGAGGCGGTTTATGACAGGGTCGCCGAAAAGGTCGAGATAGGGGTGATCACCCGCTCGGCTGAGGGCTCGGTGGTCGTCACCGCCGACTCGAAGGTGGCTGTGCCCGCCGAGCCAGTTGCTCGCGTTGTCGACACCACCGGAGCCGGCGACCTCTACGCATCGGGGTTCTTGATGGGTTTGGCCCGAGGCGCCGACCTCGAAGCCTGCGCCAGGCTGGGTTCGATTGCGGCCGCGGAGGTCATCAGCCACATGGGTCCGCGGCCCGAGGCAGACCTCCTCGAGCTGGCAGGTTCGCTACTGCCACGCTGA
- the ychF gene encoding redox-regulated ATPase YchF, with protein sequence MERFGFVGLPNAGKSSLFNALAGGGALAAPYAFATTDPNVGVARVPDQRLDALAAMSKSRNIVHATTQFVDIGGLVEGASQGEGLGNKFLAGIREVDAVVFVLRAFPDGDVPGPSDPLEHLRIVEIELTLADLEAVETRIERRRKALKAEPRNAELMTEVEALDAALAVLSEGTPLFRSTVSPDLRDALRTHFLLTNKPVMAVVNVGEDQLDDAEAIAERVRAELPGAADVLPISVQLEAEAAQMEGEERDEMLEGLGLGEGALPRFVRSAYHTLGLRTFLTTGEKESRAWTFRAGSTAPQCAGRIHTDFERGFIRAEVIHWDELLEIGSWSKAREAGKMRLEGKDYLVDDGDVIEFRFNV encoded by the coding sequence ATGGAACGCTTCGGATTCGTAGGCCTGCCCAACGCCGGCAAATCATCGTTGTTCAACGCCCTTGCCGGGGGCGGGGCACTGGCTGCTCCGTACGCGTTTGCCACCACCGACCCCAACGTCGGTGTCGCACGGGTGCCCGATCAACGCCTCGACGCCCTGGCGGCAATGTCCAAGTCCAGGAACATCGTTCATGCCACGACCCAGTTCGTCGACATCGGAGGCCTGGTCGAGGGTGCTTCGCAGGGCGAGGGGTTGGGCAACAAGTTCCTGGCCGGCATCCGCGAGGTCGACGCAGTGGTCTTCGTCCTGAGGGCGTTCCCCGACGGTGACGTACCCGGCCCCTCCGACCCTCTCGAGCATCTGAGGATTGTCGAGATCGAGCTGACGCTGGCCGATCTGGAAGCCGTCGAGACCCGCATAGAGCGGCGCCGCAAGGCGCTCAAGGCAGAACCTCGCAACGCCGAGCTGATGACCGAAGTCGAAGCGCTCGACGCTGCCCTCGCGGTCTTGTCCGAAGGCACCCCGCTGTTCAGGTCGACCGTGTCGCCAGACCTGCGCGACGCCCTTCGCACCCATTTCCTGTTGACCAACAAGCCGGTCATGGCGGTGGTGAACGTCGGCGAGGATCAGCTCGACGATGCCGAGGCCATCGCCGAACGGGTGCGGGCCGAGCTTCCCGGTGCGGCCGACGTATTGCCCATCAGTGTTCAGCTCGAGGCCGAGGCAGCCCAAATGGAAGGTGAAGAGCGCGACGAGATGCTCGAAGGCCTGGGGCTGGGCGAGGGTGCGTTGCCCAGGTTCGTCCGATCGGCGTACCACACCCTGGGGCTACGAACGTTCCTGACCACCGGCGAGAAAGAGTCGCGCGCGTGGACGTTCAGGGCCGGCTCGACAGCACCTCAGTGCGCGGGTCGGATCCACACCGACTTCGAGCGGGGCTTCATCCGCGCCGAGGTCATTCACTGGGACGAGCTGCTCGAGATCGGATCGTGGAGCAAAGCCCGCGAGGCTGGCAAGATGCGTCTCGAAGGCAAGGACTATCTGGTCGACGACGGAGACGTCATCGAGTTCAGGTTCAACGTCTGA
- a CDS encoding DUF459 domain-containing protein has protein sequence MKSRKVYHASGTDRRWKGPGRDAGGHFLASERRDRVRLIVIVLVVGLLVLAITAVLSRQPDDELRIDYIDVESQQAPGDSQPQVPMALTITKPTVLMAAVSPIADTQPAQSEPAQPEIASPSEDIAQPEPVPAAPPTDTAAGGEASGGDQVAPEPGVFHSPDAQIDPADPATIDAIVATIGSGPTAIVRTPSGDDPLTVYVGGDSLSDAPRWGLDQADANISVTGDTHISTGIVNRAFYDWPGRVANYVAPEGFDVVVLTMGGNDAQRFVYEHDVASPEWNAEYRSRVNAIFSSLSGGPLVIWIGMPPVQPANIKPAIEAANQITSELAAGYDHVEYVDAYSMFVGPEGGFALNLEGPDGRSHQVRAGDGVHYTTTAGAWLADAVLDVIANRMEDPGSLRR, from the coding sequence ATGAAGTCGCGCAAGGTGTATCACGCCTCGGGCACAGATCGGCGATGGAAGGGGCCGGGCCGCGACGCAGGTGGCCACTTCCTGGCATCGGAACGTCGCGACAGGGTGCGTCTCATAGTGATCGTCCTTGTGGTTGGCCTACTGGTATTGGCCATCACGGCCGTTCTGTCGCGTCAACCAGACGACGAGCTTCGCATCGACTACATCGACGTCGAATCACAGCAGGCTCCGGGCGACAGCCAGCCCCAGGTTCCGATGGCCCTCACCATCACCAAGCCCACAGTGCTGATGGCTGCAGTGTCGCCCATTGCCGACACCCAGCCGGCCCAATCAGAACCGGCCCAGCCAGAGATTGCCTCCCCCAGCGAAGACATCGCCCAGCCCGAGCCCGTTCCGGCTGCGCCGCCCACCGACACCGCCGCCGGCGGCGAGGCGTCTGGCGGCGATCAGGTCGCCCCCGAGCCCGGAGTCTTCCACAGCCCCGACGCCCAGATCGACCCGGCCGATCCGGCGACGATAGACGCCATCGTGGCCACTATCGGTTCGGGCCCGACAGCCATCGTGCGCACCCCCTCGGGCGATGATCCTCTCACGGTGTACGTGGGTGGAGACTCCTTGTCCGACGCCCCCAGGTGGGGTCTCGACCAGGCGGACGCAAACATCTCTGTAACGGGCGACACCCACATTTCGACGGGCATCGTCAACCGGGCGTTCTATGACTGGCCCGGTCGGGTTGCGAACTATGTGGCCCCAGAAGGTTTTGATGTCGTCGTGTTGACCATGGGCGGCAACGATGCCCAGCGCTTCGTGTATGAACACGACGTGGCCTCGCCCGAGTGGAACGCCGAGTACCGAAGCCGGGTCAACGCGATCTTCTCGTCGTTGTCGGGTGGGCCGTTGGTCATCTGGATCGGGATGCCCCCGGTGCAGCCGGCCAACATCAAGCCCGCTATCGAGGCTGCAAACCAAATCACCTCGGAGCTGGCGGCAGGCTACGACCATGTCGAATATGTCGACGCGTACTCGATGTTCGTCGGGCCCGAGGGTGGTTTCGCGCTGAACCTCGAAGGTCCGGACGGCCGAAGCCACCAGGTGAGGGCCGGCGACGGTGTGCACTACACGACAACGGCGGGCGCCTGGCTTGCCGACGCAGTGTTGGATGTGATCGCCAACCGGATGGAAGATCCCGGGTCTCTGCGGCGCTGA